The Synergistaceae bacterium genomic interval AGGTCAGATTCTTACACAAGATATAACCCGAAAAAATATTATTGTGTACAGTGTGCTAAATGCGGGTGCAGGTCTCTCGAGTGCGATAATAAAGCTCAGGCAGTTTTTGACTGGAATAAAATTAAACGTTCCGAAGATAAAAAACGTCAGGACACAATTTCTAATTTCGCGAAAAATTATATTAAGTCCTGTCCTTTTTGCGGTTATGAAGCGAGGGTTGCAGAGTCAGAAGGAAGTTTTTATGTTGTCTGCAATCACTGCGGATCCCGTACGATTGAATGTGTGTCATTTATTGATGCTATAAATATCTGGAATACCCGACAAGGAGGTTAATCAATGGCCAGAAAAATGAAGAAGATAATAACCCGCAAAGGAGCCGCCCTCGAAAAATGGTTAGACGATATTTGCACGCAGTTAAATTCAATGGGTTGTCATGCACACAAGAATCACCCGCGCAGATCTTATGACGGTTTTTATCTTGAGGGTGAGCCGTTTGACTATGAATTTTTCATTAATGGGCAGATACATTGTTTTGACGCGAAAGAAAATATGTCCGGAGTCAATGAATGGCAGATTTTGCACACGGGCGCTATCGGAGAAAAAATTAATGCACGGACAATGCGCGAGGCAATAAATTTAATGAATTGTGCTAAAGGCGGTGCACAAAGTTATTTTCTCGTTTTCTTCGGGAATGAGAAATCTGACGTGTTTAATAAGCTGATACGTTTTGATGCTTCGATAATTTATGCAGCCATGATGAACAAAGAAACTCACATTCATTACAGCGAGGGTCAAATTTGGGACTTGGCAAAAATAATCAATGTAGGAGACAGAGAATGAAGTACGGCGAAATTGTAAATCTCGGCAGGCATAAATTAATGTGTGGAGATGCTACAAAGCGTGAAGATGTGTTAAAACTTGTCGGC includes:
- a CDS encoding Lar family restriction alleviation protein, whose product is MNEKLKPCPMCNHDDVFISIRSDSYTRYNPKKYYCVQCAKCGCRSLECDNKAQAVFDWNKIKRSEDKKRQDTISNFAKNYIKSCPFCGYEARVAESEGSFYVVCNHCGSRTIECVSFIDAINIWNTRQGG